Within the Elusimicrobiota bacterium genome, the region GCTCTCGGGGCCGTCGAGAAGGCCCTCGCCGCGGGCTGCCGCCGGCAGCTCGTTTCCCTGCCGACGGGGACGGGCAAGACCTGCGTCTTCTCGAACCTCCCTTCCATCGGCCTCCGGCGTCTCCTCGTCGTCGCGCACCGCGAGGAGCTGCTCGACCAGGCCGCCGACAAGCTGCGCCACTGGAACCCCGGTCTGACGGTCCAGGTGGACCAGGCGGACCGGTGGGCCGACGTCGGCACCCTCTCTGCCTTCGACGGGGCGCTCTTCGCCGGCACCGGCTACGCCGTCTGCGCCTCCGTGGCGACGATCGGGCGGGCGGGAAGCCGACGTCTCACGCGGTACCCGTCGGGCCTGTTCGACGCCGTCGTGATCGACGAGGCGCACCATTCCAGCGCCCAGTCCTACCAGTCCGTCATCGAGCACTTCGGCGCGGGGAAGCTCGGTGGCCCGCTCCTCCTCGGGGTAACGGCGACACCCTTCCGCGCGGACGGAGCCGACCTCTCGAAGGTGTACGAGAAGGTCGTCTATTCCCTCGAGCTGCCCGACGCGATCAACCGCGGCTACCTGGTTGACATCCGGGCTCTGGCCGTGGCGACCGGAGTGAACCTCGACGGCGTCACGGCGACCCGCGAGGACTTCAGGGTCGGCGAGCTGGCCGAGGCGGTGAACACGTCGGACCGCAACGGCCGGATCGTGAAGGCGTACCTCGACCACGCGGCGGACAGGAAGGGGATCGTCTTCGCGGCCGATGTGCAGCACTCGAAGGACCTGACCGAGGCCTTCCTCGCGGCCGGGGTCGATGCCCGGCACGTCGACGGGACGACGCCGGACGACGAGCGCGCCGCGGCCTTCGCGTGGATGCGAGAACCCGGCCCGCGTGTATTTGTCAATGTGGGGATTGCAACAGAGGGATACGATGAGCCCTCTGTTTCTGCGGTAATTCTCGCGCGACCGACCAAAAGCCGCGTTTTGTATACTCAAATGATTGGGAGGGGCACTCGCCTCTTCGCCAGGAAGGTCGACCTCCTCGTGATCGACCTGGTGGACGTCTCCTCGAAGCACACCCTCGCGAACGCGGCCGCGCTCTTCGGGCTGCCGACCGGACTCGATCTCGCCGGCAAGTCCGCGACGAAGGCCCGTGCCAGGGTGAAGGAGCTCGTCCAGGAGGGGCTTCCCTTCGAAGAGCTCTCGAAGGCGAAGACGCTGGCCGACCTCGAGACGATCGCGAACGAGTACCGGAAGATCTCCCTCTTCTGGCAGCCGAAGACCGCCCCCGAGGTTGCCGGCCTCTCCGCCCTCTCCTGGGTCTCCGTCGGCGAGGGGGCGATCTGCCTCCGGGTCGGCGAGCTCCGCGCGTGGGTCACGACCGACATGCTCGGGCACGCTCACCTGGTCATTCGGCGGCGGCCGGCCCACGTGCCCGGCGAGCTCGTCCGGCCTGAGACGCTCGATGTCACTTCCGACTTCTCGACCCTGGCTGAGGCGGTCCGCTTCGTCGATCTCCGGCTGACGTCCGAGACCCCGCGCGCGTTCACGGACCCTAAGGCCCGGTGGAGGAGGGATCCGGCCTCGGAGAAACAGGTCGCCCTCCTGAAGAAGTTCCGGGTCCCGTTCCGCGAGCCCCTAACGAAGGGCGAGGCCGGGATCCTGCTCGACAAGGTGTTCGCGCGGCGTGGGGCCGCGGGGGGGGCAGGCCGATGAGCATCGCGTACGACTGGAGCCAGGCGCCCGGCGACCCCCAGACGTCCGACCGGGCGGAGTGTGCCCTTCTTGGGGTGCTCCTCCTGGTCGGCGCCGAGGGCCTGAAGGCCTGCGAGCGGCTTCGTGCGGACGACTTCGCAACGCCGGCGAGGGCGGCAGTCCTGACCACGATGCGGAAGCTCGCCTTCGTCGGAACCACGATCGACGTGATCACCGTCGTCGACGAGCTCGAGAAGAAGCTGGTCATGCATCCGTGGCTGCCCGGCGGGACCGCCGTCCCGTGGTGGAAGGCCATCTCCGACCTCCTTGGCCCGGCGACGGTCGGGGCGGCCGACGATGGGTCGATCCGGGCCTACGCTCGAATCGTCGCGGGCGCAGCCGCCCTTCGCAGGAACGCCATGTGGGTGGCGTGATGACGGACGGCTTACGCCTCCTTGGCCCCGATGACGACGTCCTGAAGACCCTTCGCCAGAGCGAGGCGGGGTTGCTCGAGAAGCTGGCCGCGTGCCGCGGCGAGATCTCCAGGTGGACGGGCGAGGGCGACCGGTCGACTTGGGAGCACCCCGCCGACGTCCTGCGGCGCCAGAAGGACGTCTCGACGCGCTACTCGACGGGTGTCCAGACGGTCGATCATCTGACGAAAGGCGGGCTCCCACGGGGACGCATCGCCGTCATGGTCGGTCGACCAGGCGCGGGGAAGACTGGCCTCGCGATCCAGATCGCCGCGAGCGTAGCGCAGCGGCATCCCGAGGTAGCCGTCGGTCTCTACCTCGCGGACGAAGGGCTCGAGGCGGGCGTCATACGGATGGCCCAGCACCTCGGGTTCGATCGCGAGTACCTCGAGTCGGCAGATCCGACCGTCATCCAGAACGCCGCGGCCGCACTGGAGGGCTACCGCGGGCGGATCCACTGCATGGACCCGGACGCCGAGGACGCCTCCCTAGAGGCCTTCCTGGACGGCATGGCGACCCGGGCAGACGGCCGCCCGCAGCTCTGGGTCATCGACTCCGCCCAGGTCGTCAGGCTCGCCGCGGCGGCCTCCAAGAAGCTCGACCGCCGCCTCACGGTCGACGCGGTCTGCCGGATGGTGAAGGCCGCGGCGCGCCGTCGCGGCGCGGTGGCCCTCCTGCTCTCCCAGAGCAACCGCGGGGCCTACCGGGCGAAGAAGGAGGACGACCAGGCGGACCCGCTCTCGAGTGGGGCTGAGACGGCCCAACTCGAGCACATGGCCGACCTCTTCCTCTTCCTCGCGCCCGACGGTGACGACCGCGTGAAGGTCCAAGTGCCGAAGAACCGAATCGGTCGCGGTGCCCGCCTCGAGCCGTTCTATATGGCGTTGAACCGGGATAAGGCCACGTACACCGAGCTCGACGCGGGCGCCCTCGCTGCTTCGGCTGAGGCGGACGAGACGATTCTTAGGGACAAGAGGGTTCGCGCCTGGGTCGAGAAGCTCGCGAAGGCGCTCCGGAAGGGCGGACCAATGTCGGGGGCAGAGGTCAGGTCGGCGGCCTGTTTAAGTGGGTCGGAGTTCAAGGCAGCGAAGGAAGCGATGGAGGCCGCAGGGACGATCCGCGCCGAGAAGCGCGAGGGTCGCGGGGGAGGAATCGAGTGGCACTTGATGACGGCGAAGAAGGAGGCGGAGCGTGAGGAAAAGTAGAGTGAGAACGAACCCCGGAGAACCCCGGAGTGAACCCCGGAGAGTCCTCCGGCCTTGCAAACGGTTGGAAGGTAGGAGCCCATACCCCGGAGTAAGGGG harbors:
- a CDS encoding DEAD/DEAH box helicase, giving the protein MTLTLRDYQGREGALGAVEKALAAGCRRQLVSLPTGTGKTCVFSNLPSIGLRRLLVVAHREELLDQAADKLRHWNPGLTVQVDQADRWADVGTLSAFDGALFAGTGYAVCASVATIGRAGSRRLTRYPSGLFDAVVIDEAHHSSAQSYQSVIEHFGAGKLGGPLLLGVTATPFRADGADLSKVYEKVVYSLELPDAINRGYLVDIRALAVATGVNLDGVTATREDFRVGELAEAVNTSDRNGRIVKAYLDHAADRKGIVFAADVQHSKDLTEAFLAAGVDARHVDGTTPDDERAAAFAWMREPGPRVFVNVGIATEGYDEPSVSAVILARPTKSRVLYTQMIGRGTRLFARKVDLLVIDLVDVSSKHTLANAAALFGLPTGLDLAGKSATKARARVKELVQEGLPFEELSKAKTLADLETIANEYRKISLFWQPKTAPEVAGLSALSWVSVGEGAICLRVGELRAWVTTDMLGHAHLVIRRRPAHVPGELVRPETLDVTSDFSTLAEAVRFVDLRLTSETPRAFTDPKARWRRDPASEKQVALLKKFRVPFREPLTKGEAGILLDKVFARRGAAGGAGR
- a CDS encoding DnaB-like helicase N-terminal domain-containing protein, which encodes MSIAYDWSQAPGDPQTSDRAECALLGVLLLVGAEGLKACERLRADDFATPARAAVLTTMRKLAFVGTTIDVITVVDELEKKLVMHPWLPGGTAVPWWKAISDLLGPATVGAADDGSIRAYARIVAGAAALRRNAMWVA
- a CDS encoding ATPase domain-containing protein, with amino-acid sequence MTDGLRLLGPDDDVLKTLRQSEAGLLEKLAACRGEISRWTGEGDRSTWEHPADVLRRQKDVSTRYSTGVQTVDHLTKGGLPRGRIAVMVGRPGAGKTGLAIQIAASVAQRHPEVAVGLYLADEGLEAGVIRMAQHLGFDREYLESADPTVIQNAAAALEGYRGRIHCMDPDAEDASLEAFLDGMATRADGRPQLWVIDSAQVVRLAAAASKKLDRRLTVDAVCRMVKAAARRRGAVALLLSQSNRGAYRAKKEDDQADPLSSGAETAQLEHMADLFLFLAPDGDDRVKVQVPKNRIGRGARLEPFYMALNRDKATYTELDAGALAASAEADETILRDKRVRAWVEKLAKALRKGGPMSGAEVRSAACLSGSEFKAAKEAMEAAGTIRAEKREGRGGGIEWHLMTAKKEAEREEK